In Salinarimonas sp., a genomic segment contains:
- a CDS encoding ABC transporter permease — MTTFEAILFTIVTASTPLLIAAIGELVAERAGVLNLGVEGMMAMGAVCAFAAAFSFDSTLIGILMGMAAGGLMAALFALAVLGFAANQVGAGLALTIFGLGLSGLIGAPFVGQTRPRVEEWPIPVLSDLPLVGHALFSQDPLVYVAFGLVLGVAYFLARTRSGLRLRSIGENHASAHALGLPVLKMRVYAVIFGGLCAGLAGAYLSLVYTRFWSPNMTAGRGWIAVALVVFAAWRPTWALVGALVFGAATVLQLHAQAAQVALPSQLLAAAPYLATILALVLLSIRRGRAVGAPGSLGTPFVPDR; from the coding sequence ATGACGACGTTCGAGGCGATCCTCTTCACCATCGTGACGGCCTCGACGCCGCTCCTGATCGCGGCGATCGGCGAGCTGGTCGCCGAGCGGGCGGGCGTGCTCAATCTCGGCGTCGAGGGCATGATGGCGATGGGCGCGGTCTGCGCCTTCGCCGCCGCCTTCAGCTTCGATTCGACCCTGATCGGAATCCTGATGGGCATGGCCGCGGGCGGGCTGATGGCGGCTTTGTTCGCGCTGGCGGTGCTCGGCTTCGCCGCGAACCAGGTCGGCGCGGGGCTCGCGCTCACCATCTTCGGGCTCGGCCTTTCCGGCCTGATCGGCGCGCCCTTCGTCGGGCAGACGCGCCCGCGCGTCGAGGAATGGCCGATCCCCGTCCTCTCCGACCTGCCGCTGGTCGGCCACGCGCTGTTCTCGCAGGACCCGCTCGTCTACGTGGCCTTCGGCCTCGTGCTCGGCGTCGCGTACTTCCTCGCGCGCACCCGCTCGGGCCTGCGCCTGCGCTCGATCGGCGAGAACCACGCCTCAGCCCATGCGCTGGGCCTGCCCGTCCTGAAGATGCGCGTCTACGCCGTGATCTTCGGCGGGCTTTGCGCCGGGCTCGCGGGGGCCTATCTCTCGCTCGTCTACACCCGCTTCTGGTCGCCGAACATGACCGCCGGCCGCGGCTGGATCGCGGTGGCCCTCGTCGTCTTCGCCGCCTGGCGGCCGACCTGGGCGCTCGTCGGCGCGCTCGTCTTCGGCGCGGCGACGGTGCTCCAGCTCCACGCCCAGGCGGCCCAGGTCGCGCTGCCCTCCCAGCTCCTGGCCGCCGCGCCCTATCTCGCGACGATCCTCGCGCTCGTGCTGCTGTCGATCAGGCGTGGGAGGGCCGTCGGCGCGCCGGGGTCGCTGGGGACGCCGTTCGTGCCGGATCGGTAG
- a CDS encoding ABC transporter permease, with product MRMELIPRQDPSPVARALAPLAALLVAFLVAGLVVALIGRSPVSAFEVYILQPLTDPWSLRAMLVKATPLILIAIGLSYCFRAGLWNIGAEGQFIMGGVAGAALALGTHGTDPGPWLLPAMMLAGIVGGAAWGAVPAFLKTRFGVSEILTSLFLVYIAELFLDWLARGPWRDPGGFNFPQSVVFESAARLPEIPGLDRVHVGVVFAVIAVLVTAIVLGRTLFGYRLKLTGDAPRAARFAGFEAKRTTLIVFLISGGLAGLAGIAEVSGQIGRVIPDISPGYGFTAITVAFLGRLNPFGILAAGLVLALTFIGGENAQILLRLPFDLTVAFQGLVLLCVLTADALVSYRVRLVKPAGARA from the coding sequence ATGCGCATGGAGCTGATCCCCCGGCAGGACCCCTCCCCCGTCGCCCGCGCGCTCGCCCCGCTGGCGGCGCTCCTCGTCGCCTTCCTGGTGGCGGGGCTGGTGGTGGCGCTGATCGGGCGCTCGCCGGTCTCGGCCTTCGAGGTCTACATCCTCCAGCCGCTGACGGATCCGTGGTCCCTGCGCGCCATGCTGGTCAAGGCGACGCCGCTGATCCTCATCGCCATCGGCCTGTCCTACTGCTTCCGCGCGGGGCTGTGGAACATCGGCGCGGAGGGGCAATTCATCATGGGCGGCGTCGCCGGGGCGGCGCTCGCGCTCGGCACGCACGGGACCGATCCCGGCCCCTGGCTCCTGCCGGCGATGATGCTCGCGGGCATCGTCGGCGGGGCGGCCTGGGGCGCGGTGCCGGCCTTCCTGAAGACCCGCTTCGGAGTGAGCGAGATCCTCACCTCGCTCTTCCTCGTCTACATCGCCGAGCTCTTCCTCGACTGGCTCGCCCGCGGGCCCTGGCGCGATCCCGGCGGCTTCAACTTTCCCCAGTCCGTCGTCTTCGAGAGCGCCGCGCGGCTGCCCGAGATCCCCGGCCTCGACCGGGTGCATGTCGGCGTCGTCTTCGCCGTGATCGCGGTTCTGGTGACGGCGATCGTGCTCGGGCGCACGCTGTTCGGCTACCGGCTCAAGCTCACCGGCGACGCCCCGCGGGCGGCGCGCTTCGCGGGCTTCGAGGCCAAGCGCACGACGCTGATCGTGTTCCTGATCTCGGGCGGCCTCGCCGGGCTCGCGGGCATCGCCGAGGTATCCGGGCAGATCGGGCGGGTGATCCCGGACATCTCGCCGGGCTACGGCTTCACGGCGATCACGGTCGCCTTTCTCGGCCGGCTCAACCCCTTCGGCATCCTCGCCGCGGGTCTGGTGCTGGCGCTCACCTTCATCGGCGGCGAGAACGCGCAGATCCTGTTGCGCCTGCCCTTCGACCTCACGGTCGCCTTCCAGGGCCTCGTCCTCCTCTGCGTGCTCACGGCGGACGCGCTGGTGAGCTATCGGGTGCGGCTCGTGAAGCCGGCGGGGGCGCGCGCATGA
- a CDS encoding ABC transporter ATP-binding protein, protein MADTAPASPSPAAEAPALVSLRGVSKRYGDLLANDSIDLALAPGEIHALLGENGAGKSTLVKILYGVIEPTAGEILWEGRPVAIGSPVEARRLGIGMVFQHFSLFEEMTVAENVAVALPERPFEAVRKELAEVSKGYGLALEPDRSVWTLSAGERQRIEIVRCLLQKPRLVVLDEPTSVLTPQESERLFETLTRLSEEGTAILYISHKLEEVRRLCRAATILRGGKVVATLDPRAKSAREIAALMVGTEVGEVRAHLSKGTGEEVLRVEHLSLPPEALHGKALRDIALEVRAGEVVGIAGVAGEGQSELFAALSGERLAPNAGDVVVAGTGAGRLGIDARRRLGAAFVPEERLGHAAAPSHGLAENTVLSHHATSGLVKAGFVAFDAAGRLARSVIGHFDVRAPGGDPAARKLSGGNLQKFVVGREILRGPKLLVVDQPTWGVDAGAARLIRQALVDLAAKGAAVLVVSQDLDELFEIADRMAVISDGRLSRLRPVSEWSREAIGLEMMGVAGAETAHGAPAETEREGV, encoded by the coding sequence TTGGCCGACACCGCTCCCGCCTCCCCTTCCCCCGCCGCCGAGGCGCCCGCGCTGGTCTCCCTGCGCGGCGTCTCGAAGCGCTACGGCGACCTCCTCGCCAACGATTCCATCGACCTCGCCCTCGCGCCGGGCGAGATCCACGCGCTTCTCGGCGAGAACGGCGCGGGCAAGTCGACGCTGGTGAAGATCCTCTACGGGGTGATCGAGCCGACCGCCGGCGAGATCCTGTGGGAAGGGCGGCCGGTGGCGATCGGCTCGCCGGTCGAGGCGCGCCGGCTCGGCATCGGCATGGTGTTCCAGCACTTCTCGCTGTTCGAGGAGATGACGGTGGCGGAGAACGTCGCCGTCGCGCTGCCCGAGCGGCCGTTCGAGGCGGTGCGCAAGGAGCTCGCCGAGGTCTCGAAGGGCTACGGCCTCGCGCTCGAGCCGGACCGGTCGGTCTGGACGCTGTCGGCGGGCGAGCGCCAGCGCATCGAGATCGTGCGCTGCCTCCTGCAGAAGCCCCGCCTCGTCGTGCTGGACGAGCCGACCTCGGTGCTGACCCCCCAGGAGAGCGAGCGGCTGTTCGAGACGCTCACCCGCCTCTCCGAGGAGGGCACGGCGATCCTCTACATCTCGCACAAGCTCGAGGAGGTGCGCCGGCTCTGCCGCGCGGCGACGATCCTGCGCGGCGGCAAGGTGGTGGCGACCCTCGACCCGCGGGCGAAGAGCGCCCGCGAGATCGCCGCGCTCATGGTCGGGACGGAGGTCGGCGAGGTCCGCGCGCATCTCTCGAAGGGCACGGGCGAGGAGGTGCTGCGGGTCGAGCATCTCTCGCTGCCCCCCGAGGCGCTGCACGGCAAGGCGCTGCGCGACATCGCGCTCGAGGTGCGCGCGGGCGAGGTCGTCGGCATCGCCGGCGTCGCGGGCGAGGGCCAGAGCGAGCTCTTCGCCGCGCTCTCGGGCGAGCGGCTCGCGCCCAACGCGGGGGACGTCGTCGTCGCGGGCACGGGCGCCGGGCGGCTGGGCATCGACGCGCGCCGGCGGCTCGGCGCGGCCTTCGTGCCGGAGGAGCGGCTCGGCCACGCGGCGGCGCCGAGCCACGGGCTCGCCGAGAACACCGTGCTCTCGCACCACGCCACGAGCGGGCTCGTGAAGGCGGGCTTCGTCGCCTTCGACGCGGCCGGGCGTCTCGCGCGCTCGGTGATCGGGCATTTCGACGTGCGCGCGCCGGGGGGCGACCCCGCGGCGCGCAAGCTCTCGGGCGGAAACCTGCAGAAATTCGTCGTCGGCCGCGAGATCCTGCGCGGGCCCAAGCTCCTCGTCGTCGACCAGCCCACCTGGGGCGTCGACGCGGGCGCGGCGCGGCTCATCCGCCAGGCGCTGGTCGACCTCGCGGCGAAGGGGGCCGCCGTGCTCGTGGTCAGCCAGGATCTCGACGAATTGTTCGAGATCGCCGACCGGATGGCGGTGATCTCCGACGGGCGGCTCTCGCGTCTCAGGCCGGTGTCGGAGTGGAGCCGCGAGGCGATCGGCCTCGAGATGATGGGCGTCGCCGGGGCCGAGACGGCGCACGGCGCGCCCGCCGAGACCGAGCGGGAGGGCGTGTGA
- a CDS encoding quinone oxidoreductase, with the protein MTKAIRIHAVGGPEVMAYEEVEIGAPGPGQARVRHTAIGVNFIDVYFRTGAYPAPLPFTPGNEGAGVVEAVGEGVTDVAPGDRVAYAAGLGAYAEERLIDADRLVKIPDGVSDEQAAAMMLKGMTAQYLLRRTYRVKAGDTVLVHAAAGGVGLILVQWAKHLGATVIGTVGSAEKGELARSKGCDHVVDYSKESFPERVAEITAGAKCQVVYDGVGKATFPGSLDCLAPLGMFASYGSASGKVEGFDLMMLAQKGSLFATRPTLFTYVAKRADLVATAEDLFAVVKSGAVEIPIHARAKLSDVGDVHRALEGRKTTGATVLTP; encoded by the coding sequence ATGACGAAGGCGATTCGCATTCACGCCGTGGGCGGCCCCGAGGTGATGGCCTACGAGGAGGTCGAGATCGGCGCGCCCGGGCCGGGGCAGGCCCGCGTCCGCCACACGGCGATCGGGGTGAACTTCATCGACGTCTATTTCCGCACCGGCGCCTATCCGGCCCCCCTGCCCTTCACGCCCGGCAACGAGGGCGCGGGCGTGGTCGAGGCCGTGGGCGAGGGCGTCACCGACGTCGCCCCGGGCGACCGCGTCGCCTATGCGGCGGGGCTCGGCGCCTATGCCGAGGAGCGGCTGATCGACGCCGACCGGCTGGTGAAGATCCCGGACGGCGTCTCCGACGAGCAGGCGGCGGCGATGATGCTCAAGGGCATGACCGCGCAGTACCTGCTGCGCCGCACCTACCGCGTGAAGGCCGGGGACACCGTGCTGGTGCACGCGGCGGCCGGCGGCGTCGGGCTCATCCTGGTGCAATGGGCGAAGCATCTCGGCGCCACCGTGATCGGCACGGTGGGCTCGGCCGAGAAGGGCGAGCTCGCGCGCTCCAAGGGCTGCGACCACGTCGTCGACTATTCCAAGGAGAGCTTCCCCGAGCGCGTCGCCGAGATCACCGCCGGCGCCAAGTGCCAGGTGGTCTACGACGGCGTGGGCAAGGCGACCTTCCCCGGCTCGCTCGACTGCCTCGCCCCGCTCGGCATGTTCGCGAGCTACGGCTCGGCCTCGGGCAAGGTCGAGGGCTTCGACCTGATGATGCTGGCCCAGAAGGGCTCGCTCTTCGCGACGCGGCCGACGCTGTTCACCTATGTCGCCAAGCGCGCCGACCTCGTCGCCACGGCCGAGGATCTCTTCGCCGTCGTGAAGAGCGGCGCGGTCGAGATCCCGATCCACGCCCGCGCCAAGCTGTCCGACGTCGGGGACGTGCATCGCGCGCTGGAAGGGCGTAAGACCACCGGCGCGACCGTCCTCACGCCCTGA
- a CDS encoding EAL domain-containing protein gives MHHPPLHSTSETRVFLPRLLWPLVALLVVVVMTAASALLWISREADNAAALAARDRMKAVIGVQLDAYAETLEAALRASAGSAPLTPAATGAFLALSRPHFDATGVFTLDSLGRIRSADVVRGAGARPALSLDTATVADLLGRALLDAQGDIGESLRRVAEPALAAIDGRIVAVVAISEIGREGGTLAVGLRAMNRDELAALAIDQAIGNFMVGAGPIDDAARGFDITAANGEAVYHVAWTPERPGQAWRGKILTFTVGPAAIALCLLGLAVLHARRVSTELAQTQEHVQTLAVSDHLSGLPNRLLFGQRLDQELSRVTRTGEGLAVMFLDLDRFKEVNDAFGHQAGDELIKQVARRLMGLLRGTDVLARFGGDEFAVIQPGIKDAAGAEALAKRVLEAIAEPFEIEHSAVSVGVSIGIALAPEDASDRETLMRLADTALYQAKNDGRNRYSFFERRMDEAIRMRKLVADDLRDAIAQDALELHYQPIFSADRNEVVALEALVRWNHPEKGLIQPDRFVALAEQSGLILPLGDWVLRRACHDGRRWPGLRIAVNVSPIQFRQRDYVDTVGRIIDETGFDPTRLELELTEGVVVEDADAAEAAMMQLRAKGVNLALDDFGTGYSSLIYLRRFAFDKIKIDRSFLESMEATGESAILVHSIVHLGRALGLTVTAEGVETKEQQRFLQALGCHQLQGYLLARPMPAGGIDALLGTWRAAGAA, from the coding sequence ATGCATCACCCCCCGCTGCATTCCACGTCGGAGACGCGCGTCTTCCTTCCACGGCTCCTGTGGCCGCTGGTGGCGCTTCTCGTCGTCGTGGTGATGACGGCGGCCTCGGCGCTGCTGTGGATCAGCCGCGAGGCGGACAACGCGGCCGCTCTCGCCGCGCGCGACCGGATGAAGGCCGTGATCGGCGTCCAGCTCGACGCCTATGCCGAGACGCTCGAGGCGGCCTTGCGCGCCTCCGCGGGATCCGCGCCGCTCACGCCCGCGGCGACGGGGGCCTTCCTGGCTCTGTCCCGCCCTCACTTCGACGCGACGGGAGTCTTCACCCTCGATTCGCTCGGCCGCATCCGCAGCGCGGACGTGGTGCGCGGGGCGGGCGCGCGCCCCGCGCTCTCCCTCGACACCGCGACCGTCGCCGATCTGCTGGGGCGCGCGCTCCTCGATGCGCAGGGCGACATCGGCGAGAGCCTGCGGCGCGTCGCCGAGCCGGCGCTCGCCGCCATCGACGGACGGATCGTGGCGGTGGTCGCGATCTCGGAGATCGGCCGCGAAGGCGGCACCCTGGCGGTCGGCCTGCGGGCGATGAATCGCGACGAGCTCGCGGCGCTCGCCATCGACCAGGCCATCGGCAACTTCATGGTCGGCGCGGGGCCGATCGACGATGCGGCGCGGGGCTTCGACATCACGGCGGCGAACGGCGAGGCGGTCTACCACGTCGCCTGGACGCCGGAGCGGCCGGGACAGGCCTGGCGCGGCAAGATCCTCACCTTCACCGTCGGTCCGGCGGCCATCGCGCTGTGCCTCCTCGGCCTCGCGGTGCTGCACGCGCGGCGCGTCTCGACCGAGCTCGCCCAGACCCAGGAGCACGTCCAGACCCTCGCGGTCAGCGACCATCTCTCGGGCCTGCCGAACCGCCTCCTCTTCGGCCAGCGGCTCGACCAGGAGCTCTCGCGCGTGACGCGCACCGGCGAGGGGCTCGCGGTGATGTTCCTCGACCTCGACCGGTTCAAGGAGGTCAACGACGCGTTCGGCCACCAGGCCGGCGACGAGCTGATCAAGCAGGTGGCGCGACGGCTGATGGGTCTCCTGCGCGGCACGGACGTGCTGGCCCGGTTCGGCGGCGACGAGTTCGCCGTCATCCAGCCGGGGATCAAGGACGCGGCCGGCGCCGAGGCCCTCGCCAAGCGCGTCCTGGAGGCCATCGCCGAGCCCTTCGAGATCGAGCATTCCGCGGTGAGCGTGGGCGTGTCCATCGGCATCGCGCTGGCGCCCGAGGACGCGAGCGACCGCGAGACGCTGATGCGGCTCGCCGACACCGCGCTCTACCAGGCCAAGAACGACGGCCGGAATCGCTATTCCTTCTTCGAGCGGCGGATGGACGAGGCGATCCGCATGCGCAAGCTCGTCGCCGACGACCTGCGCGACGCCATCGCCCAGGACGCGCTCGAGCTGCACTACCAGCCGATCTTCTCCGCCGACCGCAACGAGGTTGTCGCGCTCGAGGCGCTGGTGCGCTGGAACCACCCGGAGAAGGGCCTGATCCAGCCCGACCGCTTCGTCGCCCTGGCCGAGCAGAGCGGGCTGATCCTGCCGCTCGGCGACTGGGTGCTGCGCCGCGCCTGCCACGACGGGCGGCGCTGGCCGGGGCTGCGCATCGCGGTCAACGTCTCGCCGATCCAGTTCCGCCAGCGCGACTACGTCGACACGGTGGGACGCATCATCGACGAGACCGGCTTCGACCCGACGCGGCTCGAGCTCGAGCTCACCGAGGGCGTCGTGGTCGAGGACGCCGACGCGGCCGAGGCGGCGATGATGCAGCTGCGCGCCAAGGGCGTGAACCTCGCCCTCGACGATTTCGGCACCGGCTATTCCTCGCTGATCTATCTGCGCCGCTTCGCCTTCGACAAGATCAAGATCGACCGCTCCTTCCTGGAGAGCATGGAAGCGACCGGCGAGAGCGCGATCCTGGTGCATTCGATCGTGCATCTGGGCCGGGCGCTCGGCCTCACCGTCACGGCGGAGGGCGTCGAGACCAAGGAGCAGCAGCGTTTCCTCCAGGCGCTCGGCTGCCACCAGCTGCAGGGCTATCTGCTGGCCCGGCCGATGCCGGCCGGCGGCATCGACGCGCTGCTCGGCACGTGGCGCGCGGCCGGGGCGGCCTGA
- the purN gene encoding phosphoribosylglycinamide formyltransferase, giving the protein MSGAEKVRTAVLISGRGSNMASLIAAAQGDPAYPAAITLVVSNRPGAGGLARAAEAGVATDAVDHKAFPDRETFERALDARLRAAEIELVALAGFMRVLTPWFVTRWEGRLLNIHPSLLPAFRGVDTHARALAAGVAEHGCSVHYVTPELDAGPVIDRETVPVLPGDDAATLAERVLAREHVLYPRALAEAARRLRGGQS; this is encoded by the coding sequence GTGAGCGGGGCGGAGAAGGTCCGCACGGCGGTGCTGATCTCGGGGCGGGGCTCGAACATGGCCTCGCTGATCGCCGCCGCGCAGGGAGACCCCGCCTATCCGGCCGCGATCACGCTCGTCGTCTCGAACCGGCCGGGGGCGGGCGGGCTCGCCCGGGCGGCGGAGGCGGGCGTCGCGACCGACGCCGTCGACCACAAGGCCTTCCCCGATCGCGAGACGTTCGAGCGGGCGCTGGACGCGCGGCTGCGGGCGGCGGAGATCGAGCTCGTGGCGCTCGCGGGCTTCATGCGGGTTCTCACCCCCTGGTTCGTGACCCGCTGGGAGGGCCGGCTCCTCAACATCCACCCGTCCCTGCTGCCGGCCTTCCGCGGCGTCGACACGCATGCCCGGGCGCTCGCGGCCGGCGTCGCCGAGCACGGCTGCTCGGTGCACTACGTGACGCCCGAGCTCGACGCCGGGCCGGTGATCGACCGGGAGACAGTGCCGGTCCTGCCCGGCGACGACGCCGCGACCCTGGCGGAGCGGGTGCTCGCGCGCGAGCACGTGCTCTACCCGCGCGCGCTCGCGGAGGCCGCGCGGCGGCTGCGAGGCGGGCAATCTTGA
- the purM gene encoding phosphoribosylformylglycinamidine cyclo-ligase: MGGNAGDGRRQGLTYAEAGVDIDAGNAMVEAIKPLVRATRRPGADAEIGGFGGLFDLKAAGFEDPILVAANDGVGTKVKIAIETGMHDTIGIDLVAMCVNDLVVQGAEPLFFLDYLATGKLRPETGVALVAGIAEGCRQAGCALIGGETAEMPGVYQGEDYDLAGFAVGAAERGALLPRGVAAGDVLIGLASSGVHSNGYSLVRRIVSASGLSYDAPAPFGSGETLGRALLAPTRIYVKPLLAVLREGLAPRALAHITGGGFPDNIPRVLPDDLAARVDLSAIAPPPVFGWLAREGGVAVSEMLRTFNCGIGMVCVVAPDAVEAVLARLAAEGEDARVIGALEPRDGGEAVRYAGELAL; this comes from the coding sequence ATGGGCGGGAATGCGGGCGACGGCCGGCGGCAGGGGCTCACCTACGCCGAGGCGGGGGTCGACATCGACGCCGGCAACGCCATGGTCGAGGCCATCAAGCCGCTCGTGCGCGCGACGCGCCGGCCGGGCGCCGACGCCGAGATCGGCGGCTTCGGCGGGCTGTTCGACCTGAAGGCCGCGGGCTTCGAGGACCCGATCCTGGTCGCCGCGAACGACGGCGTCGGCACCAAGGTGAAGATCGCGATCGAGACGGGGATGCACGACACGATCGGCATCGACCTCGTGGCGATGTGCGTCAACGATCTCGTGGTCCAGGGCGCGGAGCCGCTGTTCTTCCTCGACTATCTCGCGACCGGCAAGCTGCGCCCCGAGACCGGCGTCGCGCTCGTCGCCGGCATCGCGGAGGGCTGCCGGCAGGCCGGCTGCGCGCTGATCGGCGGGGAGACCGCGGAGATGCCCGGCGTCTACCAGGGCGAGGACTACGATCTCGCCGGCTTCGCGGTGGGCGCGGCCGAGCGCGGGGCGCTGCTGCCGCGGGGCGTGGCGGCCGGCGACGTGCTGATCGGGCTCGCCTCCTCGGGCGTGCATTCGAACGGCTATTCGCTGGTGCGCCGGATCGTTTCCGCCAGCGGGCTCTCCTACGACGCGCCCGCGCCCTTCGGATCGGGCGAGACGCTGGGGCGGGCGCTGCTCGCGCCGACGCGGATCTACGTCAAGCCGCTCCTCGCCGTGCTGCGGGAGGGGCTCGCGCCCCGGGCGCTCGCCCACATCACCGGCGGCGGCTTTCCCGACAACATCCCCCGGGTCCTGCCCGACGATCTGGCGGCGCGGGTCGACCTCTCCGCGATCGCGCCGCCGCCGGTCTTCGGCTGGCTCGCCCGCGAGGGCGGCGTCGCCGTGTCCGAGATGCTGCGCACCTTCAATTGCGGGATCGGCATGGTCTGCGTCGTCGCGCCGGACGCCGTCGAGGCGGTGCTCGCACGGCTCGCGGCCGAGGGCGAGGACGCGCGGGTGATCGGCGCGCTCGAGCCGCGCGACGGCGGCGAGGCCGTGCGCTATGCGGGCGAGCTCGCGCTGTGA
- a CDS encoding CDP-alcohol phosphatidyltransferase family protein, producing the protein MTIPNLISVFRLLIVPVVIVAILEERWLAAFVLFLVAGVSDGIDGWIARRFDMRSELGAVIDPLADKAMLVSVFVTLAVVGALEEWLVVLVVSRDVMIVLAYVISWIMDRPMSVKPIFASKVNTALLIVYAVTVLAGNAFGFTLGPFDDILSFGIAALTIFTLGAYLIMWLKHMSA; encoded by the coding sequence ATGACGATCCCGAATCTCATCAGCGTCTTCCGCCTCCTGATCGTCCCGGTGGTGATCGTGGCGATCCTGGAGGAGCGCTGGCTCGCGGCCTTCGTGCTGTTCCTCGTCGCCGGGGTGTCCGACGGCATCGACGGCTGGATCGCGCGTCGGTTCGACATGCGCTCCGAGCTCGGCGCCGTGATCGACCCCCTCGCCGACAAGGCGATGCTGGTCTCCGTCTTCGTCACGCTCGCCGTCGTCGGCGCGCTGGAGGAATGGCTCGTCGTCCTCGTCGTCTCGCGCGACGTGATGATCGTGCTCGCCTACGTGATCTCGTGGATCATGGACCGGCCGATGTCGGTGAAGCCGATCTTCGCGTCGAAGGTGAACACCGCGCTCCTCATCGTCTACGCCGTCACCGTGCTCGCCGGGAACGCCTTCGGCTTCACGCTCGGCCCCTTCGACGACATCCTCTCCTTCGGCATCGCCGCGCTCACCATCTTCACGCTCGGCGCCTACCTGATCATGTGGCTCAAGCACATGAGCGCGTGA
- a CDS encoding NnrU family protein, producing MLIFLLGLVLFLGTHAFTMARGPRKAAVERLGENGYKIAYSVSSLAGLVLLGIGYDDYRASGYVQIWNPPTGMAHLSLLLMVFAFILLAATYIPGHIKAKAKHPMLAAVKIWALAHFLANGDLGSMILFLGFLGWAVAARISLKRRAVSPIAPAQALAVPQGGWRNDAIAVAVGLAAYVAFVFWLHPALIGVPVLAM from the coding sequence ATGCTGATCTTCCTCCTCGGCCTCGTCCTCTTCCTCGGCACCCATGCCTTCACCATGGCGCGGGGGCCCCGCAAGGCCGCCGTCGAGAGGCTCGGCGAGAACGGCTACAAGATCGCCTATTCCGTCTCGTCCCTCGCCGGGCTGGTGCTTCTCGGCATCGGCTACGACGACTATCGCGCCAGCGGCTACGTCCAGATCTGGAACCCGCCGACGGGCATGGCCCACCTCTCGCTCCTCCTGATGGTCTTCGCCTTCATCCTGCTCGCCGCGACCTACATCCCCGGCCACATCAAGGCCAAGGCGAAGCACCCCATGCTCGCCGCCGTGAAGATCTGGGCGCTGGCGCATTTCCTGGCGAACGGCGATCTCGGCTCGATGATCCTGTTCCTCGGCTTCCTCGGCTGGGCGGTCGCGGCGCGCATCAGCCTCAAGCGCCGCGCCGTCTCGCCGATCGCGCCCGCCCAGGCGCTCGCCGTCCCGCAGGGCGGCTGGCGCAACGACGCCATCGCGGTCGCGGTCGGCCTCGCCGCCTACGTCGCCTTCGTCTTCTGGCTCCACCCGGCCCTGATCGGCGTGCCCGTGCTCGCGATGTGA